The following coding sequences are from one Lycium ferocissimum isolate CSIRO_LF1 unplaced genomic scaffold, AGI_CSIRO_Lferr_CH_V1 ctg7520, whole genome shotgun sequence window:
- the LOC132045655 gene encoding uncharacterized protein LOC132045655 codes for MVDATFLKSKYRGVLMIAVAKDGNNNIFPLAFGIADSENNESYRWFFRHVKKVFGTRKDLSILSDRHASIATAIKELYPDTQHGICIYHMEKNLQKYFPSEAILSLFYNAATTYKQAEFCTYMSQIQQIDPKATEYIEEEPPERWVRSFHANRRYNMLTKNNVETMNYVLRKARELPLMACIDYIQNKLQNWFYQRKLDATGPSHDLTCWAEKILLEKISRGFTMKVENITPVKFVVKDEGYQYNVD; via the exons ATGGTGGATGCAACcttcttgaaatcaaaatacCGCGGTGTGCTCATGATAGCAGTAGCAAAGGATggaaacaacaacatatttcctcTCGCATTTGGTATTGCAGACTCTGAGAATAATGAATCCTACAGGTGGTTCTTCAGACACGTGAAAAAGGTGTTTGGCACGCGCAAAGACCTATCAATTCTTTCCGATCGCCACGCATCAATTGCAACTGCAATCAAAGAACTGTATCCAGATACCCAGCATGGAATATGCATCTACCACATGGAGAAGAACTTGCAAAAATATTTCCCATCCGAAGCGATCCTATCACTGTTCTACAATGCAGCAACTACCTACAAACAGGCAGAGTTTTGTACCTATATGtcacaaatacaacaaattGACCCAAAAGCTACAGAATACATAGAAGAAGAACCACCGGAAAGATGGGTACGTTCATTCCACGCCAACAGGCGTTACAACATGCTCACAAAAAATAATGTCGAGACaatgaattatgtattgagGAAAGCAAGGGAGTTGCCACTAATGGCATGTATTGATTACATCCAGAACAAGCTGCAAAATTGGTTTTACCAGAGAAAATTGGATGCAACAGGACCGTCCCATGACTTGACATGTTGGGCTGAAAAGATTCTGCTTGAAAAGATAAGTAGAGGCTTCACaatgaaa GTAGAAAACATAACTCCCGTCAAATTTGTTGTGAAAGATGAAGGATATCAATACAATGTAGACTGA